Proteins found in one uncultured Desulfuromonas sp. genomic segment:
- a CDS encoding DUF4080 domain-containing protein, whose protein sequence is MRTLLTTLHSKYIHPSLALPYLAAYCQQNATIDCGELLIREFTLHEPKENVLYELLKEQPDVIAFSVYLWNRIATLELVDALHVAAPHTRIILGGPEVSYETAPLWQPHPGIAAIIHGEGEQPLRALLHAWQAEQQAKPIPGVEQRNGEQIIDGGTGPLLESLDNIPSPFERGDMDCERGFVYYETSRGCPYSCAFCMSALDTRVRSFSMERIERDLLWLIEREIPKIKLVDRTFNYDPRRAYHIFSFILQHNRCSHFHFEIGAHLLDAATLELLKTVPDDMFQFEIGIQSTLPETLKTIKRHAPQQQLFDNIRALIETTQVHLHLDLIAGLPGEDMTQMVKGFDQVMALNPDHLQIETVKLLPGAPLRQQAQHHQLVFDPNPPYRVLATPTMNYNDLEEIRALSRVLDLTWNCGRARNLLRYLGNHYQSMGKAFLAIAQDWQQRNVLRFPLGQKELFEQLAAFIRRQADEEQHPILLDILARDCALTERLTPGNAPDFFDLDLDRAQQAHLKQCVAEQLQRIQGQGIKLQHFAARFQRLPNREPAVHVFFYLTGSGRKMEVKETILNEEKDV, encoded by the coding sequence ATGCGAACCCTGTTAACCACACTACACAGCAAATACATCCACCCCAGTCTGGCCCTGCCCTACCTGGCCGCCTATTGCCAGCAGAATGCGACTATCGACTGCGGCGAGCTGCTGATCCGCGAGTTCACCCTGCACGAACCAAAAGAAAACGTGCTCTACGAGTTGCTCAAGGAGCAGCCGGATGTGATCGCCTTTTCCGTTTACCTGTGGAACCGCATCGCCACTCTGGAGCTGGTTGACGCCCTGCACGTTGCGGCACCGCATACCCGTATTATCCTCGGTGGTCCGGAAGTCAGCTACGAGACTGCGCCGTTGTGGCAACCTCATCCAGGAATTGCTGCCATTATCCATGGCGAAGGGGAGCAACCGCTGCGCGCCCTGCTCCATGCCTGGCAAGCAGAACAACAAGCCAAACCAATCCCCGGCGTCGAACAACGCAATGGCGAACAGATTATCGATGGAGGCACCGGCCCGTTGCTGGAATCGCTGGACAACATCCCGTCGCCATTTGAACGTGGCGACATGGACTGTGAGCGCGGCTTCGTCTACTACGAAACCAGCCGCGGCTGCCCCTACAGCTGTGCCTTCTGCATGAGCGCTCTGGATACGCGGGTCCGCTCGTTTTCCATGGAGCGCATTGAGCGGGATCTGCTGTGGCTGATAGAACGGGAGATTCCCAAAATCAAACTGGTGGATCGCACCTTCAACTACGACCCACGCCGCGCTTATCACATTTTCAGCTTTATCCTCCAGCACAATCGCTGCAGCCATTTCCATTTTGAGATCGGCGCCCATCTGCTCGATGCGGCCACGTTGGAACTGCTCAAGACGGTGCCGGACGACATGTTTCAGTTCGAGATCGGCATCCAGTCCACCCTGCCGGAAACGTTAAAAACCATCAAACGTCATGCCCCGCAGCAGCAATTGTTTGACAATATTCGTGCCCTGATTGAAACCACCCAGGTCCACCTGCATCTTGATTTGATTGCCGGATTGCCGGGGGAAGATATGACCCAAATGGTGAAGGGATTTGACCAGGTGATGGCCCTCAATCCCGATCATCTTCAAATCGAAACAGTCAAGCTGCTACCGGGCGCACCGCTACGCCAGCAGGCCCAGCACCATCAACTGGTGTTCGACCCCAACCCGCCCTACCGGGTGCTGGCGACACCAACCATGAACTATAACGATCTGGAAGAAATCCGCGCCCTGAGCCGGGTGCTGGATCTGACCTGGAATTGCGGCCGGGCTCGCAATCTACTGCGCTATCTGGGCAACCACTACCAAAGCATGGGCAAGGCGTTTTTAGCCATTGCCCAAGATTGGCAGCAGCGCAACGTGTTGCGCTTTCCGCTGGGGCAAAAGGAGTTGTTTGAACAGCTGGCGGCCTTTATCCGCCGCCAGGCCGATGAAGAGCAGCACCCCATCCTGCTCGACATCCTCGCCCGTGATTGCGCCCTCACCGAACGACTGACTCCCGGCAACGCGCCGGATTTTTTTGATCTGGATCTCGACCGCGCTCAGCAGGCACACCTCAAACAATGTGTGGCTGAGCAGTTGCAACGCATCCAGGGCCAGGGAATCAAGCTACAGCATTTTGCTGCTCGCTTTCAGCGCCTGCCGAACCGGGAACCTGCCGTGCATGTGTTTTTCTATCTGACGGGAAGCGGACGTAAAATGGAGGTAAAAGAAACGATCCTCAACGAAGAAAAAGACGTCTAA
- a CDS encoding radical SAM protein, which produces MAKQRLQPTAQGKTIYMVVATADGEVFEHPDLLMAGMNGMTLCRPLDEELIPLPEGSRLFTLPQTPPVGFEPRQNRFVTADRLPRRWGGEKIEAVCAFMAPAFTRTLLPAAAYGKDRETLPLWAYTAVGWCLEEERFYVAAQKVDRNVQWQPERFDDREVAPGVEKILDQYPDNRLLDQLSRCALDYHCFAAKNLFLGRWEAPLPTSPVCNSRCLGCLSYQAEENECCPSSQERLTFVPTVEELCQTAVPHLEQAENAIVSFGQGCEGDPILQADTICEAVRAMRQQTSRGTINFNSNASLPDKVVKLAEAGIDSIRVSLNSLREPFYNAYYRPRGYAFADVLESIRVAKQNGLFVMLNYLVFPGITDQPAEVEALLKVIDNRQVDLIQMRNLCLDPLMYLQAMPQGEPGMGMKAMLDHVKQQAPAIQYGYFNRTRENFYPPGYETDWPLD; this is translated from the coding sequence ATGGCAAAACAACGGTTACAGCCGACAGCACAGGGGAAAACGATTTACATGGTGGTGGCCACCGCCGACGGCGAGGTGTTTGAACATCCCGATCTGCTCATGGCCGGTATGAATGGTATGACCCTGTGTCGACCGCTGGACGAAGAGCTGATTCCGCTGCCGGAAGGCAGTCGCCTGTTTACTCTGCCACAGACACCGCCGGTGGGGTTTGAGCCGCGTCAAAACCGTTTTGTCACTGCGGATCGCCTGCCACGGCGCTGGGGCGGCGAAAAGATCGAAGCGGTGTGTGCTTTTATGGCCCCGGCGTTTACGCGGACACTGTTGCCGGCTGCCGCTTATGGCAAAGATCGCGAGACCTTGCCGTTGTGGGCGTACACGGCTGTTGGCTGGTGTCTGGAAGAAGAGCGTTTTTACGTTGCCGCGCAAAAGGTTGACCGCAATGTGCAATGGCAGCCGGAGCGTTTTGATGACCGTGAAGTGGCGCCCGGTGTCGAAAAAATTCTTGACCAGTATCCTGACAACCGTCTGCTTGACCAGTTGTCGCGCTGTGCCTTGGACTATCACTGCTTTGCAGCAAAAAACCTGTTTCTCGGTCGCTGGGAGGCACCGTTGCCGACGTCACCGGTATGTAATTCGCGCTGCCTGGGCTGTTTGTCCTATCAGGCGGAAGAGAACGAATGCTGTCCGTCCAGTCAGGAACGCCTGACCTTTGTACCGACCGTTGAAGAGTTATGTCAGACTGCTGTGCCCCATCTGGAGCAGGCGGAGAACGCTATCGTTTCGTTTGGTCAGGGCTGCGAGGGCGATCCGATCCTCCAGGCCGACACCATTTGCGAGGCGGTGCGCGCCATGCGCCAACAGACCTCGCGCGGCACCATTAATTTCAATTCAAACGCTTCGTTGCCGGATAAAGTGGTTAAACTGGCCGAAGCGGGAATCGATTCGATTCGCGTCTCTTTAAATTCATTACGTGAACCGTTTTACAATGCCTATTATCGACCACGGGGCTATGCGTTTGCCGATGTCCTGGAGTCGATCCGTGTCGCCAAACAAAACGGTTTGTTTGTCATGCTCAATTATCTGGTCTTTCCCGGCATTACTGATCAGCCTGCGGAAGTTGAAGCGTTGCTTAAGGTGATTGATAATCGCCAGGTCGACCTGATCCAGATGCGCAACTTGTGTCTTGATCCGCTGATGTATCTGCAGGCCATGCCGCAGGGTGAACCGGGGATGGGCATGAAGGCGATGCTTGACCACGTTAAGCAACAGGCACCGGCCATTCAGTACGGCTATTTCAACCGTACCCGGGAAAATTTTTATCCGCCCGGTTATGAAACGGACTGGCCTTTGGATTAA
- a CDS encoding TIGR04211 family SH3 domain-containing protein: MRFHGLIVVLLLLLTGMTSAWAETRYVSDRLVITVREGMGNQYRVIKTLPSDSAVEVLEEQGRYLRVQLKDGTEGYVLKQYISRTVPKTTVIAKLKQDVANLEKKLADRHGSVSTLSESNAQLEESLIQTRQELEHVQQTLQQTQKEYSDLQDKAENIVLIDKERQQLKKEFTKLSEKAQHLEEQNAAALKTAMIKWFVAGGGVLFVGWVAGKFSRKKRRTLGGF; this comes from the coding sequence ATGAGATTTCACGGCTTGATCGTGGTGCTATTATTGTTGTTGACCGGCATGACCAGCGCCTGGGCGGAAACCCGTTATGTCTCCGACCGTCTGGTGATTACCGTGCGCGAAGGGATGGGCAATCAATACCGGGTCATAAAGACGCTCCCCTCGGATAGCGCTGTCGAAGTGCTTGAGGAACAGGGGCGTTATCTGCGGGTTCAATTGAAAGACGGAACTGAAGGCTATGTTCTCAAGCAATACATTTCTCGGACGGTTCCCAAAACAACGGTGATCGCCAAGCTGAAGCAGGATGTCGCCAATCTGGAAAAGAAGTTGGCGGACCGTCATGGCTCGGTGAGTACGCTCAGCGAATCAAATGCCCAGCTCGAAGAATCCCTGATCCAGACCCGACAAGAGCTTGAGCACGTGCAACAGACGTTGCAGCAAACTCAAAAAGAGTACAGTGATCTGCAGGATAAAGCGGAAAATATCGTTCTGATCGATAAGGAACGGCAACAACTGAAAAAAGAATTCACCAAGCTCAGTGAAAAGGCGCAACATCTTGAAGAGCAAAATGCCGCAGCGCTTAAAACTGCGATGATCAAGTGGTTTGTTGCCGGTGGCGGTGTGTTGTTTGTCGGCTGGGTTGCCGGCAAGTTTTCCCGCAAGAAACGCCGGACCCTGGGTGGTTTTTAA
- a CDS encoding PilZ domain-containing protein, whose product MLKLLLYTHDPEVQKHYLKALPEEGAMAVVVSDFKEFFRESNTIPCSGVLLDVVSSIRANQFDREVIKELLEVYPSLRLRLDPATGEIRTLMTGAGPGQNISIRQFVETYCSDFLPRCLRMCQRKPIHCNVLYSFHDQLASEVVQRSVTMDLSIGGCFLVTTEILEVGERLWIRIIELMDNSPIMVEVRWCREWGQTMLVPGVGLHFSVISDRQLEEVRTLLDGD is encoded by the coding sequence ATGCTGAAGTTGCTGTTATATACACACGACCCTGAGGTGCAGAAACATTATCTCAAGGCGTTGCCTGAGGAAGGCGCCATGGCTGTTGTGGTGTCGGACTTCAAGGAATTCTTCAGAGAATCCAACACCATCCCCTGTAGTGGTGTCCTGCTTGATGTGGTCAGCAGCATCCGCGCCAACCAGTTTGACCGGGAAGTGATTAAGGAGCTGCTGGAGGTTTATCCCTCCTTGCGGCTGCGGCTTGATCCGGCAACAGGAGAGATCCGTACCCTGATGACCGGTGCCGGCCCCGGCCAGAATATTTCCATCCGTCAGTTTGTTGAAACCTATTGCTCAGATTTTCTGCCGCGTTGCCTGCGGATGTGCCAGCGCAAACCGATTCATTGCAATGTGCTTTATTCCTTTCACGATCAGCTAGCATCCGAAGTGGTGCAGCGTTCCGTCACCATGGACCTGTCGATTGGTGGATGTTTTCTGGTGACGACCGAGATTTTGGAGGTGGGCGAGCGTTTGTGGATCCGTATCATTGAATTGATGGATAACTCGCCGATCATGGTTGAAGTTCGCTGGTGTCGTGAGTGGGGCCAGACGATGCTGGTTCCTGGTGTCGGACTCCACTTTTCCGTTATTTCGGATCGACAACTGGAGGAGGTTCGCACCCTGTTGGATGGGGACTGA
- the glpK gene encoding glycerol kinase GlpK, with protein MTSYVLAVDQGTTGTTVLVFDREGAVCGHAYSEFGQSYPQPGWVEHDAEEIWAVTLRVMRKALDQGRISPEKIRSIGITNQRETVVVWDRLTSRPIAPAIVWQDRRTADFCAQLKGEGLEADWQQRTGLRIDPYFSATKLHWLLQQSESLSDRARQGELAFGTIDSWLLWKLSGGRYHATDVTNASRTLLYDIHQGCWSDAILRRLDIPEAILPQVKPSAGFITETAPDLFDGVSIPVCGVAGDQQAALFGQICHQPGMAKNTYGTGSFLLLNTGTTPVICDHLLTTIAWQLEGGPVTYALEGSIFVTGAAVQWLRDGLGLLDDAADSAALAESVAGNDDVYFVPALTGLGAPYWDPYARGVMVGLTRGTTRAHLVRAVLESMVYQVTDVARVMSCESGVALTELRADGGAVSNAFLMQFQADILGVPVIVPPISETTAFGAAALAGLAEGVWTTSGDLQRCQKGRQCYEAVMPRRQADQLMTRWSEAVALSRGWAR; from the coding sequence ATGACATCTTATGTTCTGGCCGTTGATCAGGGAACGACTGGTACGACGGTTCTGGTTTTTGACCGCGAGGGGGCCGTGTGTGGCCATGCCTACAGCGAGTTTGGTCAGTCCTATCCTCAGCCGGGTTGGGTGGAGCATGATGCCGAAGAGATCTGGGCTGTCACCCTGCGTGTCATGCGCAAAGCCCTGGATCAGGGGCGGATCTCACCGGAAAAGATCCGTTCCATCGGCATTACCAACCAGCGTGAAACGGTGGTGGTGTGGGACCGCCTTACCTCGCGACCCATTGCACCGGCCATTGTCTGGCAGGATCGACGCACCGCTGATTTTTGCGCGCAGCTTAAAGGCGAAGGTCTGGAAGCGGATTGGCAGCAGCGCACCGGCTTACGCATTGATCCCTATTTTTCCGCCACCAAACTGCATTGGCTGCTCCAGCAGTCGGAATCCTTGTCTGACCGTGCTCGTCAGGGTGAACTGGCGTTTGGTACCATCGACAGCTGGTTGTTGTGGAAATTGTCCGGCGGTCGTTACCATGCCACCGATGTCACCAATGCGTCGCGAACACTGCTGTACGATATCCATCAAGGCTGCTGGAGTGACGCCATTCTCAGACGTCTGGACATTCCTGAAGCGATACTGCCGCAGGTCAAACCATCTGCCGGATTTATAACGGAAACGGCTCCCGATTTATTTGATGGGGTGAGCATTCCGGTTTGCGGTGTTGCCGGTGATCAGCAGGCGGCTTTGTTTGGCCAGATCTGTCACCAACCCGGCATGGCTAAAAATACCTACGGCACCGGTTCATTTTTGCTGCTTAATACTGGGACCACACCGGTAATCTGTGATCACCTGTTGACGACCATTGCCTGGCAACTCGAAGGCGGCCCTGTTACTTACGCGTTGGAAGGGTCTATTTTTGTCACCGGCGCGGCGGTTCAATGGCTGCGTGATGGTCTTGGTCTGCTTGACGATGCAGCGGACAGTGCGGCTCTCGCCGAGTCTGTCGCCGGCAATGACGATGTGTATTTTGTGCCGGCGTTGACCGGCCTTGGTGCTCCGTATTGGGATCCTTACGCCCGTGGTGTCATGGTCGGGTTGACCCGCGGCACAACCCGCGCCCATCTGGTGCGGGCGGTCTTGGAGAGTATGGTGTATCAGGTGACGGATGTGGCGCGGGTGATGTCGTGTGAATCCGGCGTCGCGCTCACGGAACTGCGTGCCGATGGCGGTGCAGTCAGCAATGCTTTCTTGATGCAGTTTCAGGCGGATATTCTCGGGGTGCCGGTTATTGTCCCTCCGATCAGTGAGACCACCGCCTTTGGTGCGGCGGCTTTAGCTGGTCTGGCCGAAGGCGTGTGGACGACATCCGGCGATCTGCAACGGTGTCAAAAAGGCAGACAATGTTATGAGGCTGTCATGCCCCGCCGTCAGGCCGATCAGTTGATGACGCGCTGGTCCGAAGCTGTTGCCCTGAGCCGTGGCTGGGCACGCTGA
- the dmeF gene encoding CDF family Co(II)/Ni(II) efflux transporter DmeF: protein MNPPPIDHWQHDHSFHQDNRQAERNTHRVILLTLVMMIIEILGGWLFGSMALLADGFHMGTHVFALGITAAAYVYSRRHATDTSYSYGTGKVGVLSGYTSAILLAGVAALMVGESIDRLLHPNAIHFNEALLVAIIGLIVNLASAAMLHTGGHDHGQSHHHDHNLKAAYLHVLADALTSVTAIVALLCGKYFGWLWLDPAMGIVGAVIIGIWAWGLMKDTSSILLDRQPAADINQQIREALESDHTRIADLHVRHISPHALSAEISLVSNEPQAAQVYKEQLNSIKNLHHITIEVHRFSDASFVTPSRS, encoded by the coding sequence ATGAATCCGCCCCCCATCGACCATTGGCAACACGACCACAGTTTTCACCAGGATAACCGTCAAGCGGAGCGCAATACCCACCGGGTGATCCTGCTGACTCTGGTGATGATGATCATTGAAATTCTTGGCGGTTGGCTGTTCGGCTCCATGGCCTTATTGGCTGACGGCTTTCACATGGGGACACACGTTTTTGCCCTGGGAATCACAGCGGCAGCCTATGTCTACAGTCGCCGGCACGCAACAGACACCAGCTACAGCTATGGAACCGGCAAGGTCGGCGTTCTCAGTGGCTACACCAGCGCGATTCTGCTGGCGGGCGTTGCCGCACTGATGGTCGGTGAATCCATTGACCGCCTGCTCCACCCTAACGCTATCCACTTCAATGAAGCCCTGCTGGTTGCCATCATCGGCCTCATTGTCAACCTGGCCAGTGCCGCCATGTTGCACACCGGTGGCCACGATCACGGCCAAAGCCATCATCACGACCACAATTTGAAAGCCGCCTACCTGCATGTTCTTGCCGATGCGTTAACCTCAGTGACGGCCATTGTCGCATTGCTGTGCGGTAAATATTTTGGTTGGCTGTGGCTGGACCCTGCCATGGGCATTGTCGGTGCCGTGATCATAGGCATCTGGGCCTGGGGACTGATGAAAGACACCAGCAGCATTCTGCTGGACCGACAACCCGCCGCCGACATCAACCAACAGATCCGCGAAGCCCTCGAAAGTGACCACACCAGAATTGCTGATCTGCACGTCAGACACATCAGTCCGCACGCTCTTTCGGCAGAAATCTCTCTGGTCAGCAACGAACCTCAAGCAGCTCAGGTGTACAAAGAACAGTTGAATTCAATTAAAAACCTGCACCATATCACCATTGAGGTCCATCGTTTCAGTGACGCTTCGTTCGTTACCCCATCACGCTCTTAA
- a CDS encoding MarR family transcriptional regulator: MPIPHDLTHVLIELYDKISSWEQTVVKDSGLSPAQMHAVEIVGHHGEMRMKEMAQRMGITTGTLTVMVDRLETLGALHRQPNPKDRRSYVIVLTDKGQQLFNEHHKLHELLTRELTTTFNDEEKNMLQQLLSRLVQQF, encoded by the coding sequence ATGCCGATCCCCCACGACCTGACACATGTCTTGATTGAACTGTACGACAAAATATCCTCATGGGAGCAAACCGTGGTCAAGGACAGCGGCCTGTCACCGGCGCAGATGCATGCGGTTGAAATTGTCGGCCATCATGGGGAGATGCGCATGAAAGAGATGGCCCAGCGCATGGGCATCACCACCGGAACGTTGACCGTGATGGTTGACCGGCTCGAGACTCTCGGAGCGCTGCATCGTCAACCCAACCCGAAAGACCGCCGCTCCTATGTGATCGTTCTGACCGACAAAGGGCAGCAACTGTTCAATGAACATCACAAATTACACGAGTTGCTGACACGAGAGTTGACCACAACATTTAACGACGAGGAAAAAAACATGCTGCAACAACTGCTCAGCCGACTGGTCCAGCAGTTTTAA
- a CDS encoding YicC/YloC family endoribonuclease, producing the protein MIKSMTGYGKGQVSGNDAHYSIEIKTVNHRYADITVKVPRTLMFLERDLKKWTGERLTRGKIDVFVNRESTEQAVVTPVANDALAAEYVQLFRTMSERYHLSDDIPLSLLVGQKDVVTLQEANLDEELVRETLHQTLEKAIAAVEAMRLKEGAALQEDIQERLKDMESLLQVIEERAPLVVEEWQQKLQQRLDRLQGDVEPDPQRVAQEIAIFADRCDISEEVVRFKSHLVQFRQLFENEDAVGRQMDFLIQELNRETNTMGSKSNDAELTRQVVAIKAELEKIREQVQNIE; encoded by the coding sequence ATGATCAAAAGCATGACAGGTTATGGCAAGGGGCAGGTCAGCGGGAACGATGCGCACTACAGTATCGAGATAAAAACGGTGAATCATCGTTATGCCGATATCACCGTTAAGGTGCCGCGAACTCTGATGTTTCTCGAACGTGATCTGAAAAAATGGACAGGGGAGCGTCTGACCCGCGGCAAGATCGATGTTTTTGTCAACCGTGAATCCACCGAGCAAGCCGTGGTCACTCCGGTGGCAAACGATGCTCTGGCCGCAGAATACGTCCAGCTGTTTCGTACCATGAGTGAGCGTTATCATCTCAGCGACGATATTCCTCTGTCGTTGTTGGTTGGCCAAAAAGATGTTGTGACCCTTCAAGAAGCCAATCTTGACGAGGAGTTGGTCCGAGAAACATTGCATCAGACGCTGGAGAAGGCCATTGCTGCTGTTGAGGCGATGCGTCTCAAAGAAGGTGCCGCCTTGCAGGAAGATATTCAGGAGCGCCTGAAGGATATGGAGAGCTTGCTGCAGGTGATTGAAGAACGTGCCCCACTGGTGGTTGAGGAGTGGCAACAGAAGTTGCAGCAGCGTCTCGATCGTCTGCAGGGTGATGTGGAGCCAGATCCGCAACGTGTTGCGCAGGAGATAGCCATTTTTGCTGACCGCTGCGATATCAGTGAAGAGGTGGTTCGTTTCAAAAGCCATCTGGTTCAATTCCGTCAGTTGTTCGAAAACGAGGATGCCGTGGGGCGTCAGATGGATTTTCTGATCCAGGAACTCAATCGCGAAACCAATACCATGGGGTCCAAATCCAACGACGCTGAATTGACCCGCCAGGTTGTGGCGATCAAGGCGGAATTAGAAAAAATCCGTGAACAGGTACAGAACATCGAGTAG
- the gmk gene encoding guanylate kinase — MKREGVLFVVSAPSGAGKTTLCKRMIDLFPNLGHSISFTTRPIRGGETDGVDYHFVTIDTFRRMIEDNAFVEWAQVHDNYYGTALKTLEDARLQGHDVLLDIDFQGAEQLKKQATEAVFVFIAPPDMAELERRLRQRGTDSDAVIARRLDNAAGELRQAQWYDYIVINDDVDHAAKQLQGIIEAETCRGRHVYPFVEQMIERR; from the coding sequence ATGAAACGTGAAGGGGTTCTGTTTGTTGTTTCAGCACCGTCAGGAGCCGGAAAAACAACACTGTGCAAGCGGATGATTGACTTATTTCCCAATTTGGGGCACTCTATCTCTTTTACCACGCGTCCGATTCGGGGTGGTGAAACCGATGGGGTGGATTACCATTTTGTCACCATCGACACCTTTCGCCGCATGATTGAAGACAATGCTTTTGTCGAGTGGGCTCAGGTTCATGACAACTACTACGGAACAGCGCTGAAAACACTGGAAGATGCGCGACTCCAAGGTCATGATGTGTTGCTGGATATTGATTTTCAGGGTGCGGAACAACTGAAGAAGCAGGCGACTGAAGCGGTGTTCGTGTTTATTGCACCACCAGACATGGCAGAGCTTGAGCGGCGCCTGCGTCAGCGTGGTACCGACAGCGATGCCGTGATTGCCCGGCGCCTTGACAATGCGGCCGGTGAATTACGTCAAGCACAGTGGTATGATTATATCGTCATCAACGACGATGTTGATCATGCCGCGAAGCAGTTGCAGGGGATTATCGAAGCGGAGACATGTCGTGGACGGCATGTTTATCCCTTTGTTGAACAGATGATCGAACGGCGATAG
- the rpoZ gene encoding DNA-directed RNA polymerase subunit omega, with product MARVTVEDCLEKIDNRFLLAMVAAKRAKQLYRGATPLIENVSGNKKVVQALREIAAGKIEFDAPDTRTH from the coding sequence ATGGCACGTGTTACTGTTGAAGACTGTTTGGAGAAGATTGATAACCGTTTTTTGCTGGCGATGGTTGCGGCAAAACGCGCTAAGCAACTGTATCGCGGTGCGACTCCGTTGATTGAGAACGTGTCCGGCAATAAGAAAGTCGTTCAGGCTTTGCGTGAGATTGCCGCCGGCAAAATTGAGTTTGACGCTCCCGACACCCGCACCCATTAA